In Desulfovibrio sp. JC022, the following proteins share a genomic window:
- the cimA gene encoding citramalate synthase: MKKIKIYDTTLRDGTQSEEINLSVQDKVRITRKLDDLGVHYVEGGWPGSNATDKEFFQEIQNYALKNCKVSAFGSTHMNRLTPENDPNLNALIESGAKAMSIFGKTWDFHATNALGVTLERNIELISNSIGYLRPHVEELFFDAEHFFDGFKANPEFTINCLKAAHEAGADVLILCDTNGGSMPEEVAEACKVVQEKIPGCSIGIHAHNDCELAVANSLAAVNNGAIQIQGTMNGYGERCGNANLCSIIPNLELKLDYETIGKDKLIKLKEASTYITEIANLRPFLRQPFVGQAAFAHKGGIHVSAVLKDSTSYEHIDPLLVGNDRRVLLSDLSGKSNVLYKAKQYGYELDKNDPAVQTILADIKERESIGFEYSAAEASFELLFFKAMGWSKRYFEFINFFVVDAKRKNDQEPFSEATVIVKVHGQENHTAASGDGPVNALDKALRKALEPFYPSLKDVRLQDFKVRVLSGAVRQAAGTSSNVRLLIESTDGKSQWTTMGVSHNIIEASWQALVDSINYKLFKDDPQKWPSL; encoded by the coding sequence ATGAAAAAGATAAAAATATACGACACCACCCTGCGTGACGGCACACAATCCGAAGAAATAAACTTAAGCGTACAAGACAAAGTGCGTATTACCCGCAAGCTGGACGACCTCGGCGTACATTACGTCGAGGGCGGCTGGCCCGGTTCCAATGCCACTGACAAGGAATTCTTTCAGGAAATCCAGAACTACGCCCTTAAAAACTGCAAAGTTTCCGCTTTCGGTTCAACCCACATGAACCGCCTGACCCCTGAAAATGACCCCAACCTGAACGCCCTGATAGAATCAGGTGCCAAGGCCATGTCCATTTTCGGTAAAACATGGGATTTCCACGCCACCAATGCGCTGGGCGTCACCCTTGAAAGAAACATCGAGCTGATCAGCAACAGCATCGGCTACCTGCGCCCGCATGTGGAAGAGCTGTTCTTTGATGCTGAGCACTTCTTTGACGGTTTTAAAGCCAACCCGGAATTTACCATCAACTGTCTCAAGGCAGCGCATGAAGCCGGGGCTGATGTTCTCATTCTCTGCGATACCAACGGCGGCTCCATGCCTGAAGAGGTTGCTGAAGCATGCAAAGTTGTGCAGGAAAAAATTCCCGGTTGCAGTATCGGTATTCATGCCCATAACGATTGCGAACTGGCTGTAGCCAACTCCCTTGCGGCAGTAAACAACGGCGCAATCCAGATTCAAGGAACCATGAACGGATATGGTGAGAGATGCGGTAACGCCAACCTCTGCTCCATCATCCCCAACCTTGAGCTCAAGCTGGATTATGAGACCATCGGCAAAGATAAGCTGATCAAGCTAAAAGAAGCCTCCACCTATATTACGGAGATCGCCAACCTGCGCCCGTTTTTAAGGCAACCCTTTGTCGGGCAGGCTGCATTTGCGCATAAAGGCGGAATACACGTCAGTGCCGTACTTAAAGATTCCACCAGCTACGAGCACATCGATCCCCTGCTGGTCGGAAACGATCGGCGAGTCCTGCTCTCCGATCTTTCCGGAAAGAGCAACGTACTCTACAAAGCCAAGCAGTACGGCTACGAGCTTGATAAGAACGATCCTGCGGTACAGACCATTCTGGCTGACATCAAGGAACGTGAATCCATCGGCTTTGAATATTCTGCGGCTGAAGCTTCTTTTGAATTGCTTTTCTTCAAGGCTATGGGCTGGTCCAAACGTTACTTTGAATTCATCAACTTCTTTGTTGTAGATGCAAAACGAAAAAACGATCAGGAACCTTTTTCCGAAGCAACTGTCATCGTAAAGGTCCATGGTCAGGAAAACCATACCGCTGCTTCCGGCGACGGTCCGGTCAACGCACTCGACAAAGCATTGCGTAAGGCCCTTGAGCCTTTTTATCCGTCATTGAAAGATGTTCGTTTACAGGACTTTAAGGTAAGAGTATTGTCCGGGGCTGTACGTCAGGCAGCGGGTACAAGTTCAAATGTACGCCTGCTTATTGAATCCACTGACGGCAAAAGCCAGTGGACCACCATGGGTGTCAGCCACAACATCATTGAAGCGAGCTGGCAGGCTCTTGTGGACTCTATCAACTACAAGCTCTTCAAGGATGATCCTCAAAAATGGCCATCACTATAA
- a CDS encoding aspartate kinase → MNIVVQKFGGTSVRNLECMKQVLEKVMVPYEQGNKVIVVLSAMAGETNRLIDLAYEWSENPDLAEMDSLVSTGEQVSVALFSMLLNDRGIKARSLLGFQIPIKTDSNYSRSRILDIDRDKIEEMLQEHDILVMAGFQGCDLNKRITTLGRGGSDTSAVAMAAAIEADVCEIFTDVPGVFTTDPNICSLARKLDHVSYDEMLEMASMGAKVLQIRSVEFAKKYNVKVHVRSTFSDEIGTYVTQEDKNMESVLVSGIAYDKDQARVTLSKVEDKPGVSATLFTPLAEEGVLVDMIVQNPSRDGRTDMTFTIPRGDLKKTLEIIDTIKESMGAQDVLYDQHVCKVSVIGVGMRNHSGVASKAFQALRDENINILMISTSEIKITCLIEEKYTELAIRTLHNTFGLDKQGSDENSL, encoded by the coding sequence ATGAACATCGTAGTACAGAAATTCGGTGGAACCTCGGTCAGGAACCTCGAATGCATGAAGCAAGTACTGGAAAAAGTCATGGTGCCTTATGAACAAGGCAACAAAGTTATCGTAGTCCTCTCCGCAATGGCTGGTGAAACAAATCGGTTGATTGATTTGGCCTACGAATGGTCCGAAAACCCGGATCTGGCGGAAATGGATTCTCTGGTTTCTACCGGAGAACAGGTTTCCGTAGCCTTATTTTCCATGCTTCTTAATGATCGTGGAATCAAGGCTCGCTCACTGCTCGGTTTTCAGATTCCCATTAAAACAGACTCTAATTATTCGCGCTCCCGTATCCTTGATATTGATCGCGATAAAATTGAAGAAATGCTGCAAGAGCATGATATTCTAGTCATGGCCGGCTTTCAGGGCTGCGACCTGAATAAGCGAATTACCACCCTTGGCCGTGGCGGTTCGGACACTTCCGCTGTTGCCATGGCCGCGGCTATCGAAGCTGATGTCTGTGAAATTTTTACTGATGTTCCGGGCGTTTTCACTACCGACCCCAACATCTGTTCTCTGGCCCGCAAACTGGACCACGTATCCTATGACGAGATGCTCGAGATGGCCAGCATGGGCGCGAAAGTACTACAGATTCGTTCAGTTGAATTTGCTAAAAAATATAATGTTAAAGTTCATGTCCGCTCTACTTTTAGCGATGAGATCGGAACATACGTCACTCAGGAGGATAAGAATATGGAATCAGTACTTGTTTCCGGAATTGCATATGATAAAGATCAGGCCCGTGTAACCCTATCCAAGGTTGAGGATAAACCGGGTGTTTCTGCAACTCTTTTCACTCCTCTTGCTGAAGAAGGCGTTCTGGTTGATATGATTGTCCAGAACCCCAGCCGTGACGGCCGTACCGACATGACTTTTACCATCCCCAGAGGGGACCTGAAAAAGACCCTTGAGATTATTGATACCATCAAAGAATCCATGGGAGCGCAGGACGTACTTTACGATCAGCATGTTTGCAAAGTTTCCGTTATCGGCGTTGGAATGCGCAATCACTCCGGTGTTGCATCCAAAGCATTTCAGGCCCTGCGTGACGAAAACATCAACATCCTGATGATCAGCACATCTGAAATTAAAATTACCTGCCTGATTGAAGAAAAATACACTGAATTGGCCATAAGAACGCTCCACAACACGTTCGGTCTCGACAAGCAAGGGTCCGATGAAAACTCGCTTTAA
- the tsaE gene encoding tRNA (adenosine(37)-N6)-threonylcarbamoyltransferase complex ATPase subunit type 1 TsaE yields MSNDKLIINLPDVEATLRLGSTLASFFLESKKLVPIFLNGDLGAGKTTFVRALVESFPGAQNAEVSSPSFNILNIYPTKPQVNHFDLYRLEGQTPDDDFFDLLSDKKTLTVVEWIQYLNMEFWPENALLFTWTPAASGRIIELTLHGSATSLYEELASLLKSFQ; encoded by the coding sequence ATGAGTAATGATAAACTGATCATCAATCTGCCGGATGTGGAGGCGACGCTCAGGCTCGGCTCCACTCTGGCTTCTTTTTTTCTGGAATCAAAAAAACTGGTCCCTATCTTTTTGAACGGCGACCTTGGAGCTGGAAAAACAACTTTTGTTCGCGCATTGGTAGAATCTTTTCCCGGTGCGCAAAACGCAGAAGTAAGTAGCCCTAGTTTCAATATTCTTAATATTTACCCCACAAAACCGCAGGTTAATCATTTTGACCTCTATAGACTGGAAGGTCAGACACCTGATGATGACTTCTTTGACCTGCTGAGTGATAAAAAAACTTTGACAGTTGTAGAGTGGATTCAGTATCTGAATATGGAATTCTGGCCTGAAAACGCACTGCTCTTCACTTGGACCCCTGCCGCATCCGGCAGAATAATAGAATTGACCCTGCATGGTTCAGCGACCTCCCTCTATGAAGAGCTTGCCTCACTTCTCAAGTCATTCCAATAA
- a CDS encoding CBS domain-containing protein produces the protein MLKAKDIMTSGALTLEPENDVATAAKLMLEKHLNGLPVVDRDGKLVGVICQSDLVAQQKSISMPSLFTILDGFISFSSNEELEREVNKIAATKVEHAMTPDPITIGPDTSIEKIADLMVEKKFYTLPVVEEGKLVGVVGKEDVLKVLAK, from the coding sequence ATGCTGAAAGCCAAAGACATTATGACATCCGGTGCCCTGACCCTCGAACCGGAAAACGATGTGGCAACCGCTGCCAAGCTTATGCTTGAAAAACACCTGAACGGACTCCCGGTTGTTGACCGGGACGGGAAACTGGTCGGGGTTATCTGCCAGAGCGACCTTGTGGCGCAGCAGAAATCCATTTCCATGCCTTCCCTGTTCACCATTCTGGACGGATTCATTTCCTTCTCCTCCAACGAGGAACTTGAACGGGAAGTGAACAAAATCGCGGCGACTAAGGTGGAACATGCCATGACACCTGATCCCATAACTATCGGTCCTGACACAAGTATCGAAAAAATTGCCGATCTTATGGTCGAGAAAAAATTCTACACCCTGCCTGTGGTGGAAGAAGGCAAGCTCGTCGGAGTAGTCGGTAAAGAAGACGTTTTAAAGGTTTTAGCTAAATAA
- a CDS encoding NAD(P)H-hydrate dehydratase: MLTPLPTPAEMSNWDKVTINEIGIKGEILMENAGREAVFALLRGYGDVYGKKILIIAGSGNNGGDGFVMGRMLADMGAEVLILHTAPKSKYKGDAAYMLKVAARLGVNMRFFRATEKVVLPEADIIIDGLLGTGFSGELRPFAHAIVNAINSAKNCFIFAVDIPSGLNGLTGNPQPVAVRAHMTVTFEEAKIGLALPQADEYTGTLVVAHIGIPEEVKYKHPATNQLITENVLEFIPGPSPAMHKGSSGHVLLVGASKGLTGALHLAGISALRAGAGLVTMACPDGLASEVKAGKPELMTKGLGSGDQWNDQMIEELLPELDKYDALVIGPGLGRDKGALDLVEAVIKNGHPPAVYDADALYALAERPELLESIAENSILTPHPGEMARMIGSTIPEVEAERINTARSFASTSKTLLVLKGSGTVIGCPDGQVVISPLSAPNLAAAGSGDILAGMGGALLAKGIPAMQSACIGVYWHGLAGQYLAEKFPYRGNIATEIADVLPQVLKEELC, encoded by the coding sequence ATGCTTACACCGCTTCCTACTCCCGCTGAAATGTCCAATTGGGATAAAGTCACCATCAATGAAATCGGCATCAAGGGCGAAATTTTGATGGAAAACGCCGGACGCGAGGCTGTTTTCGCCTTGCTTAGGGGTTATGGCGACGTTTACGGCAAGAAAATTCTGATCATCGCCGGATCAGGCAATAATGGCGGCGACGGTTTTGTCATGGGCCGCATGCTGGCTGATATGGGTGCGGAAGTTCTGATTCTGCACACAGCCCCCAAGAGTAAGTATAAAGGCGATGCGGCTTACATGCTCAAGGTTGCCGCACGGCTGGGCGTGAATATGAGATTTTTCCGGGCCACGGAAAAAGTCGTACTGCCGGAAGCTGATATCATTATTGACGGGCTGCTCGGTACCGGATTTTCCGGGGAACTGCGCCCCTTCGCCCATGCAATCGTGAACGCAATCAATAGTGCAAAGAATTGCTTTATTTTTGCGGTGGACATTCCTTCCGGCCTGAACGGGCTGACCGGGAATCCTCAGCCTGTTGCTGTGCGGGCTCATATGACCGTAACTTTTGAGGAAGCCAAAATCGGCCTTGCTTTGCCGCAGGCGGATGAATACACTGGCACATTAGTGGTTGCTCACATCGGTATCCCGGAAGAAGTTAAGTACAAGCATCCGGCTACAAACCAGCTGATCACAGAAAATGTACTTGAATTCATTCCTGGGCCCTCCCCGGCTATGCATAAAGGAAGTTCCGGCCATGTGCTGTTGGTAGGTGCTTCAAAAGGACTAACCGGGGCATTGCATCTGGCAGGAATTTCCGCTCTGCGTGCCGGTGCCGGACTGGTGACCATGGCCTGCCCGGACGGCCTTGCTTCCGAAGTGAAAGCAGGCAAGCCGGAATTGATGACTAAAGGGCTTGGTTCCGGCGATCAGTGGAATGATCAAATGATCGAGGAACTGCTTCCGGAGCTTGATAAATATGATGCACTTGTCATCGGACCGGGGCTTGGCCGGGACAAAGGCGCTCTTGATCTGGTGGAGGCGGTGATTAAAAACGGACATCCTCCGGCTGTATATGATGCTGACGCTCTTTACGCCTTAGCTGAACGCCCTGAGTTGCTGGAATCAATCGCTGAAAATTCCATTCTAACTCCGCATCCCGGCGAAATGGCCCGCATGATCGGCAGTACCATTCCTGAAGTGGAAGCGGAGCGTATCAACACAGCCCGCAGCTTTGCCAGTACAAGCAAAACCCTGCTGGTTCTTAAAGGATCAGGAACTGTAATCGGCTGTCCGGATGGACAAGTTGTGATCTCTCCACTTTCCGCACCGAACCTTGCAGCAGCGGGGTCCGGGGATATTCTGGCGGGTATGGGCGGTGCTCTGCTGGCAAAAGGAATTCCTGCTATGCAAAGCGCGTGTATCGGGGTATACTGGCATGGACTGGCAGGACAGTATCTGGCTGAAAAATTTCCGTATCGAGGTAACATCGCAACTGAAATAGCTGACGTGCTCCCCCAAGTGCTCAAGGAGGAATTATGCTGA
- a CDS encoding holo-[acyl-carrier-protein] synthase, with translation MIIGLGIDITELDRIKRSLDKYGERFTEKILTPKELELLPAKNPVPYVAARFAAKEAAVKALGTGFAEGITFHTIEITRMESGAPQLNFLGEALERSNTMGIQGIHISITHGRDTAAAVVVLEK, from the coding sequence ATGATCATCGGACTTGGAATAGATATAACTGAACTTGACCGCATAAAGCGTTCGCTGGACAAATACGGCGAACGCTTTACGGAAAAAATCCTTACCCCAAAAGAATTGGAGCTGCTTCCGGCAAAGAATCCCGTTCCCTACGTAGCCGCCCGCTTTGCTGCTAAAGAGGCCGCAGTAAAAGCTCTTGGGACCGGATTTGCCGAAGGCATAACTTTCCACACAATCGAGATAACCCGCATGGAGTCCGGTGCGCCGCAACTTAATTTTCTCGGGGAAGCCCTTGAACGCAGCAACACAATGGGTATTCAAGGAATTCATATTTCCATTACCCATGGACGCGATACTGCCGCCGCTGTCGTCGTACTTGAAAAATAA
- a CDS encoding pyridoxine 5'-phosphate synthase: MPFLCVNVDHVATIRQARHGIEPDPVTAAAMCELAGAVGIIMHLREDRRHVQDRDIDMISRTIQTDFHFEMAATEEMQQIALRIDPATVCLVPEKREELTTEGGLNCIGQEKRLTEYLAPLHEKGIGSSLFIDADADQIKAAKAIGAEYVEIHTGHFADAPTRTEQKAELARIIDGIKMSQDLGLKVNLGHGLNYVNILDFANVPGIVEYSIGHSIMSRAIYVGIDRAVRDMVEIIRTFAD; this comes from the coding sequence ATGCCCTTCTTATGCGTCAATGTTGATCATGTTGCCACTATCAGGCAGGCCCGCCATGGAATCGAACCTGATCCCGTTACAGCTGCTGCCATGTGTGAGCTGGCCGGTGCAGTCGGTATTATCATGCATCTGCGCGAAGACCGCAGGCACGTACAGGACCGCGATATCGATATGATCAGCAGGACGATTCAGACCGACTTCCATTTTGAAATGGCTGCTACCGAAGAAATGCAGCAGATCGCCCTGCGCATCGATCCTGCCACCGTTTGCCTCGTACCTGAAAAACGTGAAGAGTTGACCACTGAAGGCGGTCTTAATTGTATCGGTCAGGAAAAGCGTCTCACAGAATATCTTGCCCCGCTGCATGAAAAAGGAATCGGTTCCAGCCTGTTCATCGATGCTGACGCCGATCAGATCAAAGCAGCCAAGGCCATCGGTGCTGAGTATGTTGAAATTCACACCGGACATTTTGCAGATGCACCCACCCGTACCGAACAGAAAGCCGAACTTGCCCGTATCATTGACGGCATCAAAATGTCTCAGGATCTCGGACTTAAAGTTAATCTCGGCCACGGCCTGAACTATGTGAATATCCTTGATTTCGCAAACGTTCCCGGCATCGTCGAATATTCCATCGGTCATTCCATCATGTCCCGCGCCATCTACGTGGGCATTGATCGCGCTGTCCGCGACATGGTTGAAATCATTAGAACCTTTGCTGATTAA
- a CDS encoding UDP-glucose/GDP-mannose dehydrogenase family protein → MNICIVGTGYVGLVSAACFAEMGNHVWCVDVNPDVVETLKQGQVHIFEPGLDVLVKRNYEDKRLFFTTDLKEGLEKAKFVFICVGTPCGSDGSCDLSYVETVASQIGQNMTEPKIVVDKSTVPVGTADKVRATIKEELDKRGLDIEFDVASNPEFLKEGDAVSDFMKPDRVVVGTENEDTRKEFETLYAPYARSREKLIFMGTRSAEMTKYAANCMLATKISFINEMAGICERVGANVREVRLGIGSDHRIGYYFIYPGVGYGGSCFPKDVKALINTAKEVGAQPELIEAVDSVNNRQKKMLSSKILDYFEAQGGVKGKTLALWGLAFKANTDDMRESSALSIISELTAAGMKIKAFDPVAYKKAEEILRDNDLVEIVHNQYEVLEGADALAVVTDWNQFRNPDFDKVKDSLQAPLVFDGRNLYDPAYLGSSGFAYFSVGRRPVGTE, encoded by the coding sequence ATGAACATTTGTATTGTAGGGACCGGATATGTGGGTCTGGTCAGCGCAGCATGTTTTGCTGAAATGGGTAACCACGTCTGGTGCGTGGATGTTAATCCTGATGTTGTTGAAACCCTTAAGCAGGGTCAAGTCCATATTTTCGAGCCCGGTCTTGATGTCCTTGTTAAGCGTAACTATGAAGATAAAAGACTTTTCTTTACCACCGACCTTAAAGAGGGACTTGAAAAAGCCAAGTTCGTTTTTATCTGCGTAGGAACACCCTGCGGTTCTGATGGCAGTTGTGATCTGAGCTACGTGGAAACTGTTGCGAGTCAGATTGGTCAGAACATGACCGAGCCTAAGATCGTGGTCGACAAATCTACAGTTCCTGTGGGAACCGCTGACAAAGTTCGTGCTACTATTAAAGAAGAACTTGATAAGCGCGGTCTGGACATTGAGTTTGATGTTGCTTCCAATCCTGAATTTCTTAAGGAAGGGGATGCTGTAAGTGATTTCATGAAACCTGACCGGGTTGTTGTGGGTACTGAAAATGAAGATACCCGCAAAGAGTTTGAAACCCTTTACGCACCTTATGCCCGTAGCCGTGAAAAACTTATCTTCATGGGCACCAGAAGTGCTGAGATGACCAAGTATGCAGCAAACTGCATGCTGGCTACAAAAATTTCTTTTATTAACGAAATGGCCGGAATCTGCGAAAGGGTCGGCGCAAACGTACGCGAAGTACGTCTCGGTATCGGCTCTGACCATCGCATTGGCTACTACTTCATCTATCCCGGTGTAGGATACGGTGGATCATGCTTTCCTAAAGATGTGAAAGCCCTGATCAACACCGCCAAAGAAGTAGGCGCACAGCCTGAACTTATCGAGGCTGTTGATTCCGTTAACAACCGCCAGAAAAAAATGCTTTCCTCAAAAATCCTAGATTACTTTGAAGCTCAAGGTGGAGTAAAAGGTAAAACCCTTGCATTGTGGGGACTTGCATTCAAAGCTAATACTGATGATATGCGCGAATCTTCCGCTCTTTCCATCATTTCAGAGCTTACTGCCGCTGGTATGAAAATCAAGGCTTTCGATCCTGTTGCATATAAAAAAGCGGAAGAAATTCTGCGTGATAATGATCTGGTGGAGATTGTCCATAACCAGTATGAAGTACTCGAAGGCGCGGATGCCCTTGCGGTTGTAACTGACTGGAACCAGTTCAGGAACCCGGATTTCGACAAGGTTAAAGATTCCCTTCAGGCTCCTTTGGTTTTTGACGGCAGAAACCTTTACGATCCTGCATATCTCGGAAGCAGCGGCTTTGCCTACTTCAGTGTGGGACGCCGTCCGGTGGGAACCGAATAA
- a CDS encoding tetratricopeptide repeat protein, giving the protein MTLTINHNLMASSAARSLSKHYGSLGVSTRRLSSGLRIGTAADDAAGLAVRELMRSDIASNQQGLRNVNDAISMIQVADGALSVIDEKLIRMKELATQAATGTYNANQRLIINDEFQAMKREIQRISEATDFNGIKVINDDVLKFEMDPQQINASGFGDAANTEGSLITYKGNLYATDQRSRVYRYDDGTWNRISSGTDNRLSDNGTYSGLRIVDDKLTVNVQDSVDGAKVFQMDNNGNFVQIIPDGVALKNKNKLEASILNFDKAIKINPNIAGVYEERSAVYLKLGRIAESIKDTKKALQLNPKADEPTFN; this is encoded by the coding sequence ATGACGCTGACGATAAACCACAATTTAATGGCATCTTCTGCCGCCCGATCCCTGAGCAAGCATTACGGCTCACTGGGAGTATCAACCCGTAGATTATCTTCCGGTCTGCGGATTGGCACAGCGGCAGACGATGCTGCCGGTCTTGCTGTTCGGGAACTGATGCGCAGTGACATTGCCTCCAACCAGCAGGGATTACGCAACGTCAATGACGCAATCTCAATGATCCAAGTTGCAGACGGTGCGCTCTCTGTCATCGATGAAAAACTTATCCGCATGAAAGAGCTTGCCACTCAGGCCGCCACAGGCACCTACAACGCCAATCAGCGACTGATCATCAATGACGAATTCCAAGCCATGAAACGGGAGATTCAGCGCATCAGCGAGGCCACAGATTTTAACGGAATCAAAGTCATTAATGATGATGTGCTGAAGTTTGAAATGGACCCGCAGCAGATAAACGCTTCTGGATTTGGGGATGCGGCTAATACTGAGGGAAGCCTTATTACCTACAAAGGGAATTTGTATGCCACTGACCAGCGGAGCCGTGTTTATCGCTATGATGATGGAACATGGAATCGTATAAGCTCAGGCACTGACAACAGACTGAGTGATAACGGCACGTACTCAGGGTTAAGAATTGTTGACGACAAGCTTACCGTAAATGTTCAGGATTCGGTTGATGGTGCTAAAGTTTTTCAAATGGATAACAATGGCAATTTCGTCCAGATTATACCTGACGGTGTAGCTCTAAAAAATAAGAATAAACTTGAAGCTAGTATTCTCAATTTCGACAAAGCGATAAAAATCAACCCTAATATTGCCGGAGTTTATGAGGAACGTTCCGCAGTCTATCTGAAATTGGGACGAATTGCCGAATCCATAAAAGACACAAAAAAAGCACTGCAACTTAACCCAAAAGCGGACGAACCAACGTTTAATTAG
- a CDS encoding helix-turn-helix domain-containing protein, whose protein sequence is MVAVQDAFGKRLRDIRRRKDLTQEQLADLSGLSIQYVGEIERGKRNPSLTTIETLAKALTLPITDFFELQEFQLETKDIKAKLISQIENADDETLNNFFAISRVFFG, encoded by the coding sequence ATGGTTGCTGTGCAGGATGCTTTTGGTAAGCGGTTACGGGATATACGCCGCAGAAAGGATTTGACTCAGGAGCAGTTGGCGGATTTGTCTGGTCTGTCAATTCAGTATGTGGGTGAAATCGAAAGGGGCAAGCGTAACCCATCGCTCACAACGATTGAAACTCTGGCGAAAGCTTTAACTTTGCCAATTACTGATTTTTTTGAATTACAGGAATTTCAGCTTGAAACGAAGGATATTAAGGCAAAGCTTATCTCGCAGATCGAAAATGCAGACGATGAAACATTGAATAATTTCTTTGCTATTTCACGGGTGTTCTTCGGGTAA
- a CDS encoding DNA sulfur modification protein DndB encodes MSELYPVQETATPEGYIDQGPLTAKDNRNEIPLNVFQGYNLGYMTLTASLPMDKFYAMSTVANYKGRKENKAQRDLFPTHAWKLSTYILKGILNSIVKKFTAEGREVPEGFYMAQGKLGVQPYMGLQPLVVNLRDCKPDGSDLRRQSIKINDEIVGYKLLLPRRSLLYVLDGQHRRKAMDNVIKFLDEICRSGQYPAQRKNLYPYEEGEVSNEMMEVWQECSDRAFGFCDVQVEIHLGLTIEQERQLFTDMNLHVKTVEPAIVADFDSSNPVTMFTKEVLPSEEIGIRLTDKMPKDWDKDTGEVALNDAIRINSLIFTGKVAYGAVTPAQLEGKWETARRFWACVSKIENYGEEKARNKQLRPSRSC; translated from the coding sequence ATGTCAGAATTATACCCAGTACAAGAAACAGCGACTCCCGAAGGATATATCGATCAAGGACCATTGACCGCGAAAGACAACAGAAACGAAATCCCATTGAATGTCTTCCAAGGTTACAATTTAGGCTACATGACTTTAACGGCCTCTCTGCCCATGGATAAGTTCTATGCCATGTCCACCGTTGCTAATTACAAAGGCAGAAAGGAAAACAAGGCGCAAAGAGATTTGTTTCCAACACATGCATGGAAGCTTAGTACGTACATTTTAAAAGGAATCCTTAATTCCATCGTCAAAAAGTTTACTGCTGAAGGAAGAGAAGTACCCGAAGGCTTTTATATGGCTCAGGGAAAACTGGGAGTCCAGCCCTATATGGGTTTACAGCCTCTGGTTGTAAACCTTAGAGATTGCAAACCGGATGGATCAGACCTGCGCAGGCAGAGCATAAAAATTAACGATGAGATTGTGGGCTACAAACTGCTACTTCCACGCAGATCCCTACTGTATGTCCTTGATGGACAGCACCGCAGAAAGGCTATGGATAATGTGATTAAATTCTTGGATGAAATTTGCAGGAGTGGGCAATACCCTGCCCAGAGAAAAAATCTGTATCCGTATGAAGAAGGTGAGGTCTCAAATGAAATGATGGAAGTCTGGCAGGAATGCTCAGACAGAGCATTTGGTTTTTGTGACGTGCAGGTTGAAATTCATCTCGGCCTTACCATTGAGCAAGAACGTCAGTTATTCACAGACATGAACCTTCATGTAAAAACAGTTGAGCCCGCAATTGTAGCAGACTTTGACAGCTCAAACCCTGTAACCATGTTTACTAAGGAAGTGTTGCCGTCAGAGGAGATAGGAATTCGTCTCACAGACAAAATGCCTAAGGATTGGGATAAAGACACAGGCGAAGTCGCATTGAATGATGCAATCCGTATTAACAGCCTGATTTTCACAGGCAAAGTGGCCTATGGGGCTGTCACGCCAGCCCAGCTTGAAGGAAAATGGGAAACGGCTCGCAGATTTTGGGCGTGTGTGTCAAAAATTGAAAACTATGGCGAAGAGAAGGCTCGCAATAAACAGTTGCGGCCCAGCCGATCATGTTAA